In Clostridium swellfunianum, a genomic segment contains:
- a CDS encoding methyl-accepting chemotaxis protein — MKPINKLNIRSLKVKLLAITISIALIPITVLGIFAYTTANRTMTKEFHRSTSETMKEVSRGIDNYFSGLESTIDMLSNNVNFKEIDIHSEREPFALGFLKDVKSARQDVASVYMAQPNKKLVIYPEVKLGSDFDPTIRDWYKNALNNKGKIAYTEPYKDASTGKMMISVSKTVERDGTLVGVLTMDIDLDKLSGLLSQITISDKGYAFIASSKGIMIAHPDKSLLGGNTATTLSYWENAEKQESGYQTYSYNGEEKFINYTTNKQTGWKLMAALPVTELTKNTSVILNMTLLVTVVVGIIAIVVAILISTSISKKLNVLMKTFEQAADGDLTVGVDFKSKDEFAELGSHFNMMMMKIGELILNVKSSADVIFKTSDTINRMATETSSAINEVALTIDQVAQGASETSQDIQTGVDSLDVLASQIDEIESLAKDMIALSEQSNGLGQEGLKAMGLLTEATEKTNKSTGVIGEVVSDMDSTTSQIGLITDTINNIAAQTNLLALNAAIEAARAGEAGRGFSVVADEIRKLAEQSTSATKQIQVLIEAIKNKSSMAVRSMEESKATVVEQNKAVTNTKDIFNKILESVMKMVKEIELIQSSVVETNKGKQDIVSRMQNISAVSEESSASAEEVSATTQEVTAAMHEFANSSVQLKELSGELEQQINKFKL, encoded by the coding sequence ATGAAACCGATTAATAAACTCAATATCAGAAGCCTAAAAGTTAAGCTTTTAGCCATCACAATCAGTATCGCATTAATACCAATTACCGTACTAGGCATATTTGCTTATACAACAGCAAATAGAACTATGACAAAAGAATTTCACAGGTCTACATCAGAAACAATGAAAGAAGTCAGCAGAGGTATTGATAATTATTTTTCGGGATTAGAAAGTACTATCGATATGCTATCAAATAATGTTAATTTCAAGGAAATTGATATTCATTCTGAGCGTGAGCCTTTTGCGTTGGGATTTTTAAAAGATGTCAAAAGCGCTAGGCAGGATGTAGCAAGCGTATATATGGCTCAACCTAATAAAAAGCTGGTAATTTATCCAGAAGTAAAATTAGGCAGTGATTTCGATCCCACAATTAGAGATTGGTATAAAAATGCCTTAAACAATAAGGGGAAAATAGCGTATACCGAGCCCTATAAAGATGCATCCACGGGAAAAATGATGATATCTGTATCTAAGACCGTAGAGAGAGATGGGACACTAGTAGGTGTACTCACTATGGACATTGACTTAGACAAGTTATCAGGCCTTTTAAGTCAAATAACAATATCTGATAAGGGTTATGCCTTTATAGCAAGCTCAAAGGGTATTATGATAGCTCACCCGGATAAAAGCCTTTTAGGCGGCAATACCGCTACTACTCTTTCATATTGGGAAAATGCTGAAAAGCAAGAGTCAGGATATCAAACCTACTCATACAATGGTGAAGAGAAATTTATAAACTACACCACTAACAAGCAAACTGGGTGGAAGCTAATGGCCGCACTGCCTGTGACAGAGCTTACTAAAAATACAAGCGTTATACTTAACATGACTTTGCTAGTTACTGTTGTGGTAGGTATCATAGCTATTGTTGTTGCTATACTAATAAGCACCTCAATTTCTAAAAAGCTAAATGTACTTATGAAAACCTTTGAACAAGCGGCAGATGGAGACTTAACTGTTGGTGTAGATTTTAAATCAAAGGACGAATTCGCTGAGTTAGGCAGCCATTTTAATATGATGATGATGAAGATTGGGGAGTTAATTTTAAACGTTAAATCTTCAGCAGATGTTATATTTAAAACTTCAGACACTATAAACAGAATGGCAACAGAGACAAGCTCTGCTATAAATGAAGTTGCTTTAACTATTGATCAGGTGGCGCAAGGAGCTTCCGAAACCTCGCAAGATATTCAAACAGGTGTTGATTCACTCGATGTGCTTGCCAGCCAAATTGATGAAATAGAAAGTCTTGCAAAAGACATGATAGCCTTATCAGAGCAATCAAATGGCTTAGGTCAAGAGGGATTAAAGGCTATGGGACTATTAACTGAAGCTACGGAAAAAACCAATAAGTCAACTGGAGTAATAGGCGAGGTAGTTTCAGACATGGACAGCACAACTAGCCAAATTGGCTTGATAACAGATACTATTAATAATATTGCAGCTCAGACAAACCTTTTAGCACTAAATGCTGCAATTGAAGCAGCTAGAGCTGGAGAGGCAGGAAGAGGCTTCTCTGTGGTAGCTGATGAAATTAGGAAACTAGCTGAGCAATCCACTTCTGCTACTAAGCAAATTCAGGTGCTAATAGAAGCTATAAAAAATAAATCCTCAATGGCAGTTAGGTCAATGGAGGAATCCAAAGCTACAGTAGTAGAGCAAAATAAAGCTGTAACCAACACTAAGGATATATTCAATAAAATATTAGAGTCTGTTATGAAAATGGTTAAAGAAATAGAACTAATTCAAAGCTCTGTTGTAGAAACCAACAAAGGCAAACAGGATATAGTAAGCAGAATGCAAAATATTTCTGCTGTATCTGAGGAATCCTCAGCAAGTGCAGAAGAAGTTTCTGCAACTACACAAGAGGTTACTGCAGCTATGCATGAGTTTGCAAACTCATCAGTACAGCTTAAAGAATTATCTGGTGAGCTAGAGCAGCAAATAAATAAATTTAAATTATAA
- a CDS encoding ABC transporter permease, translating into MFNYIKAELYRNFNRMYFWMFTGIIAALPLLLIIVSKVNSISGVNLSMLLDTTLLMLSMPVFMLAGIIDMVTSEENKHQTMRNVITFGVPRHKFILSKLIVSVILAFIAAFIIMTVFYGSTAILFGIDEGVAAILPKVAIRLLTAIPLWIGAISIGTFLGIAITNNTLFGFAYAGVFFLTSKIIFVLSYFVSEKFAKLNKYLITTRLAGLKAPNLTSNELWTSALIGLAYTVAFAVISMLYFNRKEVK; encoded by the coding sequence ATGTTTAATTATATAAAAGCTGAATTATACAGAAACTTTAATCGTATGTACTTTTGGATGTTTACAGGCATTATAGCAGCCTTGCCGCTTTTGTTGATTATAGTAAGCAAAGTAAACAGTATTTCTGGAGTGAATCTTTCTATGCTTCTTGATACTACTCTACTTATGCTTTCAATGCCTGTTTTCATGTTGGCAGGTATAATTGATATGGTTACTTCTGAAGAAAACAAGCACCAAACCATGAGAAATGTTATAACCTTTGGAGTTCCAAGACATAAATTTATTCTATCAAAGCTGATTGTTTCAGTAATACTTGCTTTTATAGCGGCTTTTATCATAATGACAGTTTTTTACGGAAGTACGGCAATTTTATTTGGAATCGATGAGGGAGTAGCAGCAATTCTTCCAAAGGTAGCTATAAGACTGCTTACAGCTATACCGCTGTGGATTGGAGCTATCTCTATAGGAACCTTCCTTGGTATTGCCATAACCAACAATACACTTTTTGGCTTTGCTTATGCTGGAGTATTTTTCTTAACTTCAAAGATAATTTTTGTGCTTTCATATTTTGTTTCTGAAAAATTTGCGAAGCTTAACAAGTATCTTATAACAACCAGACTAGCTGGCTTAAAAGCACCAAACTTGACTTCCAATGAGCTTTGGACTTCAGCGCTTATCGGGTTAGCTTACACTGTAGCTTTTGCAGTCATAAGCATGTTATATTTTAATAGAAAAGAAGTTAAATAA
- a CDS encoding sensor histidine kinase: protein MEKLIIFMLIVILILVVALYFSLRKNIKGVTNSLRQINSTKTNSKVLISSTDNEVRALAMEINKSLEEKSHTEEKYKRMDHELRQAIANISHDLRTPLTSIMGYMQLIEAESLPQTERKEYIDIVKKRSKALQMLIGGFYDLSRLEAKEYKFELKTLNLYNILGDITVSYYNDFVNNGIEPDINLDENIKLIIGDENAVRRIFSNLIQNILKYGKNNVSISLKQSNGYISTIFKNDAPDLNDKDAAHLFERFFTGDRARTGKSTGLGLAIAKQLVEQMGHKIEAKLENGNLSIEIRWKI from the coding sequence ATGGAGAAACTAATCATTTTTATGCTTATAGTTATTTTAATCCTAGTCGTCGCCCTTTATTTTTCGCTTAGAAAGAATATTAAGGGTGTGACTAATAGTTTAAGGCAAATCAACTCTACTAAGACAAACTCTAAAGTGCTAATTTCCTCAACAGATAATGAAGTAAGAGCCTTGGCTATGGAGATAAATAAAAGTCTTGAGGAAAAAAGTCATACAGAGGAAAAATATAAGCGAATGGATCATGAGCTTAGGCAAGCTATTGCAAACATATCCCATGACCTAAGGACACCCCTTACATCCATTATGGGATATATGCAGCTTATTGAAGCTGAAAGCCTGCCTCAAACTGAAAGAAAAGAATATATAGATATTGTAAAGAAAAGGTCAAAAGCTCTTCAAATGCTTATTGGAGGCTTCTATGATTTGTCAAGGCTTGAAGCAAAGGAGTATAAATTTGAGCTTAAAACCCTAAATTTATATAATATACTAGGGGATATTACTGTCTCTTACTATAATGATTTTGTAAATAACGGAATTGAACCTGATATAAACCTTGATGAAAATATAAAGCTTATAATTGGGGATGAAAATGCAGTTCGCAGGATTTTTTCAAACCTTATACAAAACATTCTTAAGTATGGAAAAAACAATGTATCCATTTCTTTAAAGCAGAGTAATGGATATATAAGTACCATTTTTAAAAATGATGCACCAGATTTAAATGATAAGGATGCAGCTCACCTGTTTGAGCGCTTTTTTACAGGAGATAGGGCGCGTACTGGGAAAAGTACAGGACTTGGCCTTGCTATAGCTAAGCAGCTGGTAGAACAGATGGGCCATAAAATAGAGGCTAAGCTTGAAAATGGAAACCTTAGTATAGAGATTAGGTGGAAAATATAA
- a CDS encoding ATP-binding cassette domain-containing protein, whose amino-acid sequence MNNTVLKTKNLTKKYNSHLAVDNASIEIKQGDIFGLVGKNGAGKTTLLRMISGLTMPTSGEIELFEETSSEGLNKSRMRTGSIIETPSFFPYLSARKNLEYYRIQRGIVEKNVPEEALRLVGLQDTGNKKFKNFSLGMKQRLGLALAVMASPDMLILDEPINGLDPTGIVEFRDILLRLNREKNITIVISSHILTELAQLATCYGFINEGRFIEQISASDLQEKCRSSISVKVDSTEKASAIIEKKLGSTRYEVLSGNEIRIFEHIDKPEVVAEALINSGVKLYSLNQLGANLENYFIDLIGGNKHV is encoded by the coding sequence ATGAATAATACAGTGCTTAAGACTAAAAACTTAACTAAAAAATATAATAGTCATCTTGCTGTTGACAATGCTTCTATAGAGATAAAACAAGGTGACATATTTGGGCTCGTAGGAAAAAACGGGGCAGGCAAAACAACACTGCTTAGAATGATAAGCGGGCTTACAATGCCTACAAGTGGTGAGATAGAGCTTTTTGAGGAAACCTCAAGTGAAGGCTTAAATAAATCAAGAATGAGAACAGGCTCAATAATTGAAACCCCAAGCTTTTTTCCTTACCTGTCAGCAAGAAAAAATTTAGAGTATTACAGAATACAAAGAGGAATTGTTGAAAAGAATGTGCCTGAAGAAGCTTTAAGGCTTGTAGGCCTTCAGGATACAGGAAATAAAAAGTTTAAGAACTTTTCCTTAGGAATGAAGCAGCGTTTAGGCTTAGCCCTTGCTGTAATGGCAAGTCCGGACATGCTAATTTTAGATGAGCCAATAAACGGACTAGATCCAACAGGAATAGTGGAATTTAGAGATATTCTATTAAGACTTAACAGAGAAAAAAATATAACCATTGTTATCTCTAGCCATATATTAACGGAGCTTGCTCAGCTTGCTACCTGCTACGGCTTTATTAATGAAGGAAGATTTATAGAGCAAATATCAGCCAGTGATTTGCAGGAAAAGTGCAGAAGCTCCATTTCAGTAAAGGTAGACAGCACAGAAAAAGCTTCAGCAATAATTGAGAAAAAGCTTGGCTCAACCAGGTATGAAGTATTAAGCGGAAATGAGATAAGAATCTTTGAACATATAGATAAACCTGAGGTTGTAGCTGAAGCACTTATAAATAGCGGTGTTAAGCTTTATTCTCTCAATCAGCTGGGAGCTAATCTTGAAAATTACTTTATTGATTTGATTGGGGGTAATAAGCATGTTTAA
- a CDS encoding response regulator transcription factor translates to MESDINILVVEDDADINGLLCRILSKQGYKVRGAYSGTEAKMCLEMQDYQLILLDLMLPGVSGEELIAHIRSVKTMPIIVISAKDFQETKIDVLKLGADDFVAKPFDVEEVTARVLAQLRRFMVFSKAKEEDSNILRHKDLMLNKETMEVTVKGIHISLTAREFSILELLLSYPNKVFTKANLFEHVWKDNYLGDDNTVNVHMSNLRSKISAADKDTEYVRTVWGIGFKLSDKT, encoded by the coding sequence ATGGAATCTGATATAAATATTTTGGTAGTAGAAGATGATGCTGATATAAATGGTTTGCTTTGCAGGATATTGAGCAAGCAGGGGTACAAGGTAAGAGGGGCATACTCAGGCACCGAAGCTAAAATGTGCCTTGAAATGCAGGATTATCAGCTTATTTTGCTGGATTTGATGCTTCCTGGAGTTTCAGGTGAAGAGCTGATTGCCCATATAAGAAGTGTAAAGACAATGCCTATTATAGTTATCTCAGCCAAGGATTTTCAAGAAACAAAAATAGATGTATTAAAACTTGGAGCAGATGATTTTGTAGCAAAGCCTTTTGATGTTGAAGAGGTTACAGCAAGAGTACTGGCGCAGCTGAGACGGTTCATGGTGTTTTCAAAGGCAAAGGAAGAGGATAGCAATATTCTTAGGCATAAGGATTTAATGCTTAATAAGGAAACCATGGAGGTTACGGTTAAAGGAATACATATTTCCCTTACAGCAAGAGAATTTTCAATTTTGGAGCTTCTGCTTTCCTATCCTAATAAGGTGTTTACTAAAGCAAACCTATTTGAGCATGTGTGGAAGGATAATTACCTTGGAGATGACAATACTGTAAATGTACATATGAGCAATCTGCGTTCTAAAATATCTGCTGCAGATAAGGATACTGAATATGTTCGCACTGTGTGGGGAATTGGTTTTAAGCTAAGCGATAAAACTTAA
- a CDS encoding DUF3955 domain-containing protein, translated as MRLSCEVIRDLLPLYYDKVCSKESSLLVEEHLTNCPQCLDELEKLKVNLENPNISDGGIKVMGNISAKWKRDKKVSFTKGSMLVSGLAAMTCFIAFNVIGSKVLPDGTLVEPFGLIPIGYIFVLVFIISLICNFVFLKKYKSNIK; from the coding sequence ATGAGATTATCATGTGAAGTTATTAGAGATTTGCTACCATTGTATTATGATAAAGTTTGTAGTAAAGAAAGTTCTTTGTTAGTAGAAGAGCATTTAACTAACTGTCCTCAATGCTTAGATGAATTGGAAAAACTTAAAGTAAATTTAGAAAACCCAAATATTTCAGATGGGGGGATAAAAGTAATGGGAAATATTTCAGCAAAATGGAAAAGAGATAAGAAGGTTTCGTTCACAAAAGGTTCCATGTTGGTTTCGGGTTTAGCAGCTATGACTTGTTTCATTGCCTTTAATGTTATAGGGTCAAAAGTTTTGCCCGATGGGACATTAGTTGAGCCATTCGGATTAATACCAATCGGATATATATTTGTTTTAGTGTTTATCATTTCACTAATATGCAACTTTGTATTCTTGAAGAAGTACAAAAGTAATATTAAGTAA
- a CDS encoding DUF5050 domain-containing protein encodes MKKTIKILVVLNVIMLIVVGAIAIKYFKSNSSKDMQASISPVKTVEEPKITSDKTTETINEEKKQGFLLPASHLRKITEKDVKDWDVNTLKFARFEIFARHGYVFNDKDLDSYFKETTWYHPQAEYKGRGMNDIELYNIDFLYKTEQETIKEKFKTNVLSSEGGANQANHGLAVERDGWIYYMNLADDNSLYRMTADGYSDKEKINDLHSQYIEVDDQWVYYLNVYSSSDVKLYRVKKDNTENTLLSKENIYYFDFDGNYIYYLAASEDSSKREIYQINKDGSDKKLASFYLELQKLNADISNFEVKDGWVYYTSEGKPYKTSVDGKKTVKLSEDQVGNLNVTDKYIYYTASSVSPDNGGNIFRINLDGSSKTLVNAALSGGSMNVFGEYIYFSNNSDYNKLYRMKTDGTDVKKMSDDKNVTLINPAGQWIFYKAGSSYYRVSFYGNEKVHIVKDK; translated from the coding sequence TTGAAAAAAACTATAAAGATTCTCGTAGTACTGAACGTAATAATGCTAATAGTTGTTGGTGCTATAGCTATTAAGTACTTTAAGTCCAACTCTTCAAAAGATATGCAGGCTTCTATTTCTCCTGTCAAAACAGTTGAAGAGCCAAAAATCACTTCAGATAAAACAACTGAAACAATAAATGAAGAAAAAAAGCAAGGCTTTTTATTGCCTGCCAGTCATTTAAGAAAGATTACTGAGAAAGACGTAAAGGATTGGGATGTAAACACCTTAAAATTTGCACGCTTTGAGATATTTGCAAGGCATGGCTATGTTTTTAACGATAAAGACTTAGACAGCTATTTCAAGGAGACAACCTGGTATCATCCACAGGCTGAATACAAAGGAAGAGGCATGAATGATATAGAGCTTTATAACATTGACTTTCTTTACAAAACAGAACAGGAAACTATTAAAGAAAAATTTAAAACTAACGTGCTTTCTTCTGAGGGTGGAGCTAATCAGGCAAACCATGGACTAGCAGTAGAAAGAGACGGCTGGATTTATTATATGAACCTGGCTGATGACAATTCACTCTATAGAATGACTGCAGACGGATATTCAGACAAAGAAAAAATCAACGACCTTCATTCTCAGTACATTGAGGTAGACGACCAGTGGGTTTATTATCTTAACGTGTATAGCTCTTCAGATGTAAAACTCTACAGGGTTAAGAAAGACAATACAGAAAATACTCTTTTGTCAAAAGAAAACATATATTATTTTGATTTTGATGGCAATTATATTTATTATCTTGCTGCATCAGAGGATTCCAGCAAACGTGAAATTTATCAAATAAATAAGGATGGCTCTGACAAGAAGCTTGCTTCTTTCTACCTAGAACTCCAAAAGCTTAATGCAGACATATCTAATTTTGAAGTTAAAGATGGCTGGGTATACTATACGAGTGAAGGCAAGCCCTATAAAACAAGTGTAGATGGTAAAAAAACTGTAAAGCTTAGTGAGGATCAGGTTGGAAACTTAAATGTTACAGATAAGTATATTTATTATACTGCTTCATCAGTTTCACCAGATAATGGCGGGAACATCTTTAGAATAAACTTAGATGGCAGCTCTAAAACTTTAGTAAATGCAGCACTATCTGGAGGCAGCATGAATGTTTTTGGAGAGTATATCTATTTCTCAAACAACTCAGATTATAACAAGCTTTATAGAATGAAGACAGACGGTACCGACGTTAAAAAAATGAGTGATGATAAAAATGTCACCTTAATCAATCCAGCAGGACAATGGATATTTTACAAAGCTGGCAGCTCTTACTATAGAGTATCTTTTTATGGCAATGAAAAGGTTCATATAGTTAAAGATAAATAG
- a CDS encoding alpha/beta-type small acid-soluble spore protein: MARNRVLVPEAKAGLDRFKMEAAREVGVNLKEGYNGDLTSREAGSIGGQMVKRMVEAYEKNL, encoded by the coding sequence ATGGCAAGAAATAGAGTATTAGTTCCCGAGGCAAAAGCAGGATTAGACAGATTTAAGATGGAAGCAGCTAGAGAAGTAGGAGTTAACCTTAAGGAAGGCTACAATGGGGATTTAACTTCAAGAGAAGCTGGATCAATAGGCGGCCAAATGGTTAAGAGAATGGTTGAAGCATACGAAAAAAATCTATAG
- a CDS encoding RNA polymerase sigma factor yields MTEFEGIYSEYFKDVYRYVLCLTKNESIAEDITQETFFKALKSIDSFKGTCKMSVWLCQIAKNLYFSYLKKGQNNFERVEDIADVFDVDFERRIVDDESTFEIHKLLHNLEEPYKEVFTLRFFGDLSFLKIAELFGKTESWARVTYHRARIKLKEKLI; encoded by the coding sequence GTGACTGAATTTGAAGGAATATACTCCGAATATTTCAAGGATGTATATAGATATGTGTTATGCCTTACTAAAAATGAGAGTATTGCCGAGGATATAACACAAGAGACATTTTTTAAAGCGTTAAAAAGCATTGATAGCTTCAAAGGAACTTGTAAAATGAGTGTTTGGCTTTGCCAAATTGCTAAAAACTTATATTTTTCATATTTAAAGAAAGGACAAAATAATTTTGAAAGAGTTGAAGATATAGCCGATGTTTTTGACGTTGATTTTGAACGAAGAATAGTTGATGATGAAAGTACATTTGAAATTCATAAATTACTCCATAATTTAGAAGAACCGTATAAAGAAGTATTTACATTGCGTTTTTTTGGAGATTTATCATTTTTAAAAATAGCTGAATTGTTTGGTAAAACTGAAAGCTGGGCAAGGGTCACTTATCATCGTGCAAGAATAAAATTAAAGGAGAAGTTAATATGA
- a CDS encoding MerR family transcriptional regulator: MEYTVQKLGKLAGVSTRTLRYYDEIGILKPARINSSGYRIYGQAEVDRLQQILFYRELGVNLESIRDIVTAPDFDGAAALKEHREKLLEKRKQLDALIANVDKTIALTEGRITMSNKEKFEGFKKNMIEDNEKKYGKEVREKYGEDTVNKSNAKLMNMTEEEYQEVTKLSEDLSKTLAEAFKTGDPAGELAQKAAEMHKKWLTYYWHDYSKEAHAGLAQMYVDDERFTAYYDKEQPGTAAFLRDAVFIYTGMNK; this comes from the coding sequence ATGGAATATACAGTGCAAAAGCTAGGAAAGTTAGCTGGTGTCAGTACTAGAACATTACGATATTATGATGAGATTGGCATTCTAAAGCCGGCAAGAATCAATTCTTCAGGATATCGAATATATGGTCAGGCAGAGGTTGACAGGCTTCAGCAAATATTATTTTACAGAGAATTAGGTGTAAACTTAGAAAGCATTAGAGATATAGTAACTGCACCGGACTTTGATGGAGCAGCTGCACTAAAAGAACATCGTGAGAAGCTCCTTGAAAAAAGAAAACAATTGGACGCGTTAATAGCTAATGTAGATAAAACTATAGCTCTAACCGAAGGGAGGATTACAATGAGTAATAAAGAAAAATTCGAAGGTTTTAAGAAAAATATGATTGAAGATAACGAAAAGAAGTATGGCAAGGAAGTAAGAGAAAAGTATGGCGAGGATACAGTAAATAAGTCAAATGCAAAGCTTATGAACATGACTGAAGAAGAGTACCAAGAGGTTACTAAGCTTTCAGAGGATTTAAGTAAAACTCTAGCTGAAGCTTTCAAAACTGGAGACCCAGCTGGAGAACTTGCTCAAAAGGCTGCTGAAATGCACAAGAAGTGGCTTACTTACTACTGGCATGATTACAGCAAGGAGGCTCATGCTGGTCTTGCTCAAATGTATGTGGATGATGAAAGATTTACTGCTTACTATGATAAGGAGCAGCCTGGAACTGCAGCTTTCTTAAGAGACGCAGTGTTCATATACACAGGCATGAACAAATAA